The Stegostoma tigrinum isolate sSteTig4 chromosome 38, sSteTig4.hap1, whole genome shotgun sequence genome contains a region encoding:
- the timm8b gene encoding mitochondrial import inner membrane translocase subunit Tim8 B, translated as MDELGTSLNVGSTSGSTDQAELSRLIAMEQQKAQFQLKVHNFTDVCWEKCVEKLSSRLDSRTEACVVNCVDRFVDTTLAVTNRFAQMVQKGGH; from the coding sequence ATGGATGAGCTGGGCACCTCGTTGAACGTGGGGTCAACCTCTGGAAGCACGGACCAGGCGGAGCTGTCGCGGTTGATTGCAATGGAGCAGCAAAAGGCTCAGTTTCAGCTCAAGGTGCACAACTTCACCGACGTGTGCTGGGAGAAGTGCGTGGAGAAGCTGAGCTCCCGGCTCGACTCTCGCACCGAGGCCTGTGTGGTGAACTGTGTGGACCGCTTCGTGGACACCACGCTGGCTGTAACCAACCGTTTCGCTCAGATGGTGCAGAAAGGGGGTCATTGA